The genomic window TAGCGCCTGTGGCTATGGAAGAGGGGCTTAGGTTTGCTATAAGGGAAGGTGGAAGGACCGTTGGTGCTGGTGTCGTCACTAAAATTCTGGATTGAGGAGTAACGGACTATGGAGCAGGATAAGATACGGATAAGACTCAGAGCATACGACTACAAGCTTTTAGATGAATCCGTTAAAAAGATAATAGAAACCGTCAAGAGAACCGGAGGAGTTATAAGAGGTCCTATACCTATGCCAACGAAGATAAGAAAGTGGTGTGTCCTTAGATCTCCCCATAAATTTGAGCAGTCAAGGGAGCATTTTGAGGTCAGGGAGCATGCAAGGATACTTGATATAACGAGGGTTACACCTCAAACCATAGAAGCTCTTATGGAGATAAATCTTCCAGCAGGCGTAGACGTTGAAGTGAAGATGAGAGGTTAACGGTCATGGGTATCGGAGTTATAGGAAGAAAGCTTGGAATGACGCGAGTATTCGCAAAGGATGGAACGGCTGTGCCTGTAACTGTTGTGCAGGTGCCTACCAATTATGTCGTTCAGGTGAAGTCTCCCGAGAGAGACGGCTACCGGGCTGTTCAGGTAGGAGCCATAGAGGCGAAGGAGAAACATCTAACTAAACCCCTTATAGGACACTTTACCAAGAGAAATATT from Hydrogenivirga caldilitoris includes these protein-coding regions:
- the rpsJ gene encoding 30S ribosomal protein S10, producing the protein MEQDKIRIRLRAYDYKLLDESVKKIIETVKRTGGVIRGPIPMPTKIRKWCVLRSPHKFEQSREHFEVREHARILDITRVTPQTIEALMEINLPAGVDVEVKMRG